GTATAGAGAGAATGTAAGAGGAGTGTATAATctactttaaaaaattaataaaaataaaataacacattaACCTAGATAAGTATCTAACTATCTATCAAAGAGAATCTTCATCACTTCACCATTTTCCCTCTTAACCATAGTTATATAAGTAATTGTGGTAAGGGATTATAAAAATCATCGATATCTTTCAAGATAGGAGACTGCAATCTATGGTCCTCGGAAGAGAGACACCAAAGCAAAAGTCCCAGTTACTGACCTGCGGTGTAGACAAAATGGAAGCATCTTCTTTATTAAGCCTTGAATGCAAAAGCACAAAATAGACTTTCCAGAAGTAACTTTCACTCATATGGCAAGGACACAGTTCAATTCTGAGTGCATTCAATCTAGGAATAAGTCTCTCAATTGCAACCGCATGCTCTTGTTGTGCATCGGACATGTCAAAATCTACAGGTACAATGAGCCAAGAGATGCAATCAGAAATCCCCAAATTCACCATTATAAAACACTGAAGCTTGTATGATGACCAGCAGAATTGAATTTAATcaaaatgaattgaattgaaacacTTATCACCTAAGATTAAGATTCACAACAAAAATGACTATAAGCAAGAACAAAATTGAAAAACGAAATGATGAACCAGCGATCTAATgcatttcttccttttttttttaatttaatttgaaaaaggagGTTACCTTGAGGATCGTCTTCCTCGTCAATAGGAAAATCGAGCCAGGTCTCGGGATGCATAGCGATATTGAAGGCGAAGGACAAAACCTCGTCGGTGATCCCAACGGCGCGTTCAGGAGCGTATTCCTCCAATTCAGGTTGGTGGTTCCCTCCGAAATCGGATCCGATGGGTTCAGGATCAGGTTGGTCGACGTCGGAATAATCGGGCCGAGAATGATCGGGAATCGAGTCTTGGTAGAGGTCGTGAGAAGGGGGAGATGAAGGGTTGGAATTGGAAGGTGGAGGAGGAGCGAGGAAACTAGCCATTCCCCAGAATTGACGAGTTAGGGTTTGTTTGATTTCATCAAGATCCTCTTTGACTCCACGGCCTTGGCCTTGATCCTCTTCGTCTTCGTCGTCTTCTGGTTCCGATCCATGCGCATTATCATGATGTTCATGTGGTTGGCTTGTGGGAGAAACAGCTGGAGGGTCCGCTACGACGTCGTTGTCATCGATTCGGAGGGAGTTTGTTAGGGACCGAGCTAGCCACGATGACATGCTGCTGCTTCTTattgtaatttgaattttaattttgtgattgTGATTGTGAGTTTGCTTTTGGTTTGATGCGTAAAACAGAATTGAGTGAAAAGGTTTGGGGGAGAGAGGGGAATATTATGGTGGTTTTATTCACTAATGTCTAAGATGGTCGTCTCTACTTTTAGACGCATCTGACATCGCTGATTGGCTGTAAATGTTTATTTATTCTCTCACTTGTCACCACTTACCTCGCTAAACGGGAGAATCAAACTCACAAACATTAAATCCATGCACAGTAACTGGTCTTCCCGTTTTGTCGCTTTTGCTCTTGGACCCCAATAAGGACAAAATAATTATGCTCCAACCACACGTGAATTTTTCCATTGGGCAATCAGACTGAAATTAATTGGACTTGGGCTTTTTGAGTTATACACTATTGGTAGTAATtctgttcaattttttttgtgactagtaATTCGGGTTCTGGTTGTTAGGCCGGGTCAGTTCTCTGaagtccaaaaaataaaaatactgtaAAGCTttagacaaaaaataaataaataaactgagCGAACTTGGTAAATCCTCCGTCAGATGGGGGAAAAACCCACATTTTTACTTAGAAATTTATTCATTCCTGAATTATATAGATGGATTCATATTTGTGCAAAATTCATACCTATAATCAGTTCTACATGTATAAACTAAATTATTCTTTTACTATGTGTTACCAGATCAAATATGGTTGTTGAtgtcgaaaaaataaataaaaaataagaataacttGGACGCGGTCGAGAGGTGGTTGTCATGTGCATCAATGCATCTAAGGGTATTTTGGTAATGAATTATGTTAGGTAATCAATGATTTTTTTGAATAACATGAATAATGGGCCTTAAAATTAGTCCAATTCAAGTAAATTATATTACATTTTAAATTACTtgcctaaattttaatattagaataatcatctgcacacctagtgaatttcaatatatttattgctcacattatttaatatttttattgtctacttaTACTTTTTCCTTAGTTGAAAGGCATGATTAGG
This region of Arachis hypogaea cultivar Tifrunner chromosome 8, arahy.Tifrunner.gnm2.J5K5, whole genome shotgun sequence genomic DNA includes:
- the LOC112706412 gene encoding uncharacterized protein → MSSWLARSLTNSLRIDDNDVVADPPAVSPTSQPHEHHDNAHGSEPEDDEDEEDQGQGRGVKEDLDEIKQTLTRQFWGMASFLAPPPPSNSNPSSPPSHDLYQDSIPDHSRPDYSDVDQPDPEPIGSDFGGNHQPELEEYAPERAVGITDEVLSFAFNIAMHPETWLDFPIDEEDDPQDFDMSDAQQEHAVAIERLIPRLNALRIELCPCHMSESYFWKVYFVLLHSRLNKEDASILSTPQVMEARAMWMQELHKQTKPEFEFSRIRTMYSKGPVRHDDFACSLVDDAYSDDLSHQTYGYETTSLSMLADKEIEKHTIAVESSETHFIDKSVIQENTMIKNENKDLKCGHSTQIITQDYVNDDDDIDWPEEDSDLGEPIISIVNEEDISFSDLEDDDYGIKPITCNTGSKVA